From Gossypium raimondii isolate GPD5lz chromosome 11, ASM2569854v1, whole genome shotgun sequence:
TTGtcaatcacaccttatcaacAAAAATGGGTAATGAAAATGCTAGGTTATGAATACTACATCACATATAAGAAGGGTAATCAGAATAAGGTGACTGATGCATTGTCAAGGAGGCCACATGAACAAGAAGGGTAGTTGTTGGAGTGCACATGTAGTATTTCCTGATTAGATGTATGTAGTAGGGTGATAAAGTATTATTTGGTTAATTCGAAATTGCAACAATTGTGTCAAGAACTTCAACAACAACCTCAAATGCATTCCAAATATACTTGGGATTGTCAAGTACTCATGAAGAAAGGAAAAGCAATTGTGGGCAACAATTCCAGTATCAGAAATgaattgtttgaatattttcaTAGTGGCTTATTGGGAGGACTCTTGGGTGCACGTGCCGCAAGGCACAGAATGTTAGGACAACTGTATTGGAAAGGACTTTCTAAAGATGTAAGGCAATGGGTTTGAGAATGCCCTAATTTTTAGAAGTGCAAAGCTGATCTTTCAGCCTCCCCGTGACTTTTACAACCACTCCCAATTCCTACTCGAGCTTGGGCAGCCATCAGTATGGACTTTGTAGAAGGCTTATCcaactcaaaaaggaaaaataccATATTGGTAGTAGTGGACAGACTGACCTAATATGGTCACTTCTTGTCCCTTTCTCATCTCTTCATCGTACTAATTGTAGCTCAAGAATATTTGGTGCAGATTTACAAGTTACATGGTATTCCATAATCAATTGTTTCTGATCGAGACAATTTTTGTGAGCAATTTTTGGCAGGAACTATTCAAGCAGCTTGGTACTCGATTGCACTTATCCACGGCTTACCATCCCCAAATAGATGGCCAAACTAAAGTCTTAAACAAATGTTTAGAGGGGTATTTGAGTTGTATGACTGGTGAGTGTCCAGGAGAATAGTTGTTATGGTTACCTTTGGCAGAATGGTGGTATAACACCACCTATCATTTAGCAATACAAACAACTCCCTATGAGGCACTCTATGGTCAAAGTCCTCCACTCTATTTACCTTATTTAGCTGGCTCCTCTCCTGTGGCTTCAGTTGATCATAGTCTTCAGAATCGAGAAGAAATTAGGAAACTCCTCCAGTTTCATCTAAAAAGAGCCCAAGAAAGAATGAAACAACCAGCTGACAGGAAGAGATTTGATCGTGAATTTGATGTTGGTGACTTGGTGTATCTGAGACTACAACTATATAGACAACACCACTATAAGGAAGATGAGAAACCAAAAGCTTTCTCCCAAGTACTTTGGACCCTTCGTGGTGGAGGCTAAGGTTGGACCGGTTGCATACAAGCTAGCTTTGCTAGCAGGATCTTGCATTCATCCCACTTTTCACGTGTCCCAACTTAAGAAACACATTGGTAAGGCCTTTAATTCACCTCTGTTGCCTCTAGTGGGTACTGATGAAGCTCTCAACAAGGAACTGTTAAGAATCCTTGATAGAAGAATGGTGAGAAAAGGTGATCATGCTACTAAGAACTTATAGGAACTTCAACAACAATATCAAACTTTTGATCCTTAAGGACAAGGATCTAGTTCCAGAAGGGAGCAATTGTTGTGGAATAAATGAGAAAGTCAAACAACAGTCACATCATTTGAATATCTGTTTATTTCAGTTAATCTTTTATTTAGTTGTAAACATTGcgttttagttaattttaataatactgTGCGTTTAGGTAGGGTGGAATGAGTATTGTCTAAAACGGGGCGTTTGAAACTAAGGAACCGTTTCATGAAACGGTGCGTATCAAGCTGTTTAGTTACTGGCTGTATTCgaaccgttatttttctatttagcCACGAAAGCAGTTATAAAATTGGAAATCTGTTTTCTCACTCTTTCTTCCTCACTTCTCTCGCGctctcttcttccttcttctctttgattatttttcttcttcaaattccAACCGTATCATTTGACTTGAGAAATTTTTTACCCTAATTTCAATTTGTATGAATGAAATTTATCcacctaaataaataaataagatttcgATAAATCTTGATAaagtaagtttattttaaaggttaggcatttaagtataaaataacTAGTGGTAAATCTCGGGTTTGGGGAAGCCAAATGTCATCATCTTTCATATAGTTTGCTTCAATTTTACGGTAAATGCAAGGgtttctatgtttttgatgATTGAGCGAATCGATGTGTCAGTGGAAATCTGTGTCCCACCTCATCCCACCACCGGTGGCTGTGGCCTGGCGGTTGCGGTGGCGGTGGGGTCAaatgttcatcaaatccatttGCCAACACCTCACGTGACAACTCCTTATTCACATTCAGTCCAGTAGGCCCTCCCCTGCTTGCATATAGTCAACAGTTATAATTACAACTTACAAGACTAAACAATTTTGATGCACcgactttaatttcatttcctCGAATGTACATAACTGATTTCCATTTCTTTCTAGTAATTTGAGAAGTTTATTGGTGCATTGagtttcaaaattataaaatttatgaacatTTTTGCTTATATTATCTTAAGAAAATTATTCCACACTCTTAAATTTCACAGATAACATCTTAAATAATTATCCTCTTTTTATCACATTATcgataaatcaataataatgtAGAATTAGGTAAGTATAGAATTAGTTGACTTAGGCTTATCATTTGAATTGACATCTCCCACAGGAAAagaaatatagtattttgattattaaattaaagtaatatgTTGAAATTAAGGTTCCAGCTAAGTTGAAGAAACCCAGCAAAACCTAAAAGAATAAAGTGCAAAGAGACAAATCAGGCTTTCATTTGACTAGAAGCATGGATTCCATTTCCCCCAACTTTCtccatcatatatatattcatggtAATTGCCAAATTGGATATTATTGGCTGCCCAACTATATGATAAACAAAGGGATTTATAGACTGTCCCTCTCAGATCCAACCCAAAGCTACAACATTTATGATAGGAGTGGTGAGAATGAGGACCACTTGCTTTCTGTATGTATGCATGTGAAACTgtcataaaaactttaaaaaaaaaaaaattcaaaactcaactgtctaataaattgattataatcCAATgccacattttatttttacagttTTAGTAGAGATGTCGGGTTTCAATAGATTTTGgctcttcctttttctttcattttctaatataaatgcTGTGCTAATGGAAACAAAGTTGTGTGAAAACAAAGctctcaattttcaaaaaatggagAACAAAAGGGGCAGTGATAGACGTCCAAACCCCTTTCTTCATCCAATTccattttaatttaagggtgaaaagaaaaggaagcaaCCAAGAAAAAGCTCTAATCAATGGCGGGATAGCAGGaggcaatatataaatatattctaGTGAAGGAAAGAGTGAATGAGTGGATTATAAGCTTTAGGTGGAAGCAATTATCATAACGCGGAAAACGCGTGGAATGCGCCGAATATTAGTTAACCGCGACAGCCTTTACCTCATCAACTAACAAgaaattcctttttcttttttattagttctataaattaataaaaaagaatggaCCACTACCTAGTGTAGCTTTTTCCTGCCCCGGTTCTTATAAAAACTACGTACTTCTTTGTTTAGATTGTGTCCTCAAAATagctttcctttcctttccagGGAGTCCAGAAACAGGTAAGTTACTCTTTTAGTCAAAGATGCTCTGGTATCACAATTCTATCAAGTTCTGTAGTTGGTTTTAGTGACTAACCAATGGTTTATTTATGAGTGACGTTCAGATATGGGAAAACCAGTGATGAAGCTTCATTTGATTATTGGAGTTTTGGCTGTTTTGGCTGTTTCCCTGGTGAATGCTGAAGATCCATACTTGTATTACACTTGGACTGTCACTTATGGCACTCGTTCTATTCTTGGAGCTCCCCAGCAGGTATATATTTATAGggaatctgttttttttttggaatgtTGAAAGTAAAGGCTATTGATGTGGATCTGATTTTGGGGTTCTAAAAAGTTGTGTGTATTTTTTGCAAGGTCATCCTTATCAATAATCAGTTTCCTGGGCCAAAACTTGATGTGGTGACTAATAACAACATTATCTTGAATCTCATTAACAAGCTTGATCAGCCTTTCTTGTTGACATGGTGGGTCTCTCATATCCTTATCTCACATTGGCTCGTCTGATTTATATACTTTCATTCTTGCTGTTGTTCACAACCTCAACTAAGAAATTATCAATGGATATCTCTAAAATTGTGActtgtcttcttcttccctGTAAATTTTAACTTCATCTCAATTTTGTTGAACATAACAATGAAAGATGAAACTTCCAGACCAGGAAACGTCTGTGTTTTTCTGCAGTAACGTTTGATGGCCGCTTAAAAATGACTTGATTCTTTTTGCAACTTTAAACCCTGACTTTTCCGTTGTTTTCCTGTGTTCACCTGATTATGCTATATAGAATCATGCCATTTTTTCAATGATAAATGGGGGATTGGTCTGATCACAACAGGAATGGCGTAAAGCAAAGGAAGAACTCATGGCAGGATGGAGTGTTGGGAACCAATTGCCCTATCCCTCCAAACTCAAACTATACCTACAAGTTCCAAGCCAAGGATCAGATTGGGTCCTACACATATTTCCCATCAACTCTAATGCATAGAGCTGCTGGAGGATTTGGAGCACTCAATATATACCATAGAAGTGTGATCCCAATTCCTTATGCAAATCCTGATGGAGATTTCACTTTACTTATTGGTGACTGGTACAAGACCAGCCACAAGGTTAGTTTTCACACTTCTCATTTGTTAAGATTTTCTGGCCATGCACCAAGTTTTTCCCTGCCATATATACTTCACTCataatataattgttttgttttttacaGGCACTGCAGCAAACTTTGGACTCTGGAAAATCTCTTCCCTTTCCCCATGGAGTCCTTATAAATGGGCAGACTAAAACCACCTTTACTGGAGAACAAGGTCATCCATAACTTAGTATTCCTATTTCCTATCACGTTTAATTGCTTATAATTCATtgcatttagattaatttattcaatacGATTAAATGAAGATTCCTCTTACATTTTCCAAAAGGGAATCATGCCTTTACTGAATAAGTTTTATTTGTGGTGTTTCAGGCAAAACTTACATGTTCAGAATCTCAAATGTTGGATTGTCCACCTCACTGAACTTCAGGATTCAGGGCCATTCGATGAAGTTGGTTGAGGTCGAAGGCTCTCATGTAATTCAGAACTTATATGACTCTCTTGATGTGCATGTGGGACAATCCGTGACTGTCTTAGTAACCTTAAATCAACCACCAAAGGACTACTACATTGTTGCATCCACAAGATTTACAAGGACTGTTCTCACTGCAACTGCGGTGTTGCACTATTCAAACTCGCAAACCGCAGTTTCTGGACCGCTACCAGCTGCGCCTGCTTACAAATATCATTGGTCAATGCAGCAGGCAAGAACATATAGGTACTAGTTGACGGAAGATCGTATTGGCTTCTTGTGTTTGATGCAACACTTCATTCTTGAACTTGGATAGAAAATGATCTTATCTgattattcttttcttcatttccttgAAGGTGGAATTTGACATCTAATGCAGCGAGGCCTAATCCTCAGGGTTCATTCCATTATGGGAAGATTACACCAACCAAGACGATTGTCTTGGCCAACTCAGCATCTTATATAAATGGAAAGCTGCGGTATGCAGTGAATGGTGTCTCCTATGTTAATGCGGATACCCCTCTGAAGCTCGCTGATTACTTTAATATTCCGGGAGTTTTTAGCATGAACGCCGTTCAAGGCGTTCCTTCAGGTGTTGCCGCAACTGTTGCTACCTCCGTTATGCCAACTAATCTCCATGATTTTCTGGAAGTTGTCTTTCAGAACAACGAAAACGCCATGCAATCTTGGCATCTTGACGGTTATGATTTTTGGGTTGTTGGGTGAGTCACAGTGCCATGTTAGTTGTTCTATTTCATTTCTCTTGCTGAATATGTTCTTACCATTTCTAATACTACAATACATACAGTTTTGGCTCTGGACAGTGGAGtccaaagaaaagaagaaccTACAATCTAGTTGATGCTCTTACGAGACACACAACTCAGGTAATGCCACCTCAAGAACCGAAAACAACTGTTTTTATTGAGCATTGCTTGCAGTTTATGCCTATTAAATTTCTGTATTATGTAAcaaatgtttcaaattttacCCACATTAGAAATGCCATACAACTTTTGATCAAACCAATGTCCTTTTCCTCTTGTAACTTATTGACCATAATTGCAATTGGCATTTTAGCATGTTAAGAACAATTCGAAGATAATACCTATTTAGGCCATCTCCATAAACAATCTTTTCCTGCTACTGATGCTTTCGTTTCGGCAGGTGTATCCAAATTCATGGACAGCCATATTGGTGTCCCTGGACAACCAGGGTATGTGGAACATGAGGTCTGCATCATGGGAAAGGCAATATCTGGGGCAACAATTTTATCTGAGAGTCTGGAATCCTGTTCGGAGTCTTGCTAACGAATACGACATTCCTTCTAATGTCTTACTCTGCGGTAAAGTAGTTGGGCGCCACCCTTAGCCAGCCGGTATGCCCCTAGTGGCTATTATCTGTTACCAGTCATCAGAGTTTGACTGCTGATAAAATAGATTGAGAGAGAAGAAATTGGATTGAAATGTTTGGCCTTTATTCATTTGTATATCTTAGAAGCAATAGACTAAAATTATCTATTCCGATAGTTATTACTTTATTACTCTTCAATTCGTGTTCTGCAAACAGTTAAAATTATGAGGTTTtgtaaaattaatcattttcttttaagtattaggtgtgcaattttatatatattattttattgagtATGAGTcctattttagttaaatttgagaaataatctttcagttaaactctgtttatttgtttcaattaaactcgattagtttagattattttattattatttgacctatgaatttagcctataaatagatttttttacaaaaatatacccattagagattagaactcataacacatttagagaattttgtgttcacgttttgagggttctttatttttggggtttagtttttatctctatcttttgtactcttcgttcttttgtcattatagtaaaattatctttactcatggttttttatcctctttggagagattttttcacgttaaatttgtgtgttcaatttcttaatttctttcgctatttttacttgtttgttagTTAACCGAGTCGATtcctaacatatatataaatcaacTTACCAAATATTCACAGttatttctaatatattttcatcttcTATACAATTACTAGAGTTATTTATAATCTCTTTCCATCATCAAATAGGAGAATAAATGTACTTTATCACCCTCGAACTCACATCCTTCCATTCGATAAAAATGCAactcaattgatttttatatagcTTTTATACACtaaaaaatgttatataaatttagcactttttcgtaataaaattttcatataaatcattgaaaataattttcatcatttaatattttaaatgcatttgataatcattttaatttttacttaatatagaatttttaaaataaatattaaaaagataagttttatcacttaatttagaaaatattaagtcgattttattttattaaatttagatataaattattttttgtaaaaacgaGATATTCAAATTATGATATTTATCTTTCACTCAAAActatccaaaataatataaaatattatattaataaaagggAGAGATCTACTTACACCGATGTAAAACTACACCTTCCGTAACTTTTAcatgattaatattttagcaATTCAACCGTTATATGTCATACTCTATTCATATTGATTATGCATACTACGATTGGcatagattaaaattttctcacttttcgttttatgtaaataaaactttcaactattaaatatatattaatctaaacaaaattttagattgatatgataaaaatattagatcgatttaaaaattacatgtaTGAGAAACaccaaatatattaataaattcaacagtatgattttttttttaattttagaaatattaataaaataaaatttattttatttcgaaAAAATGACATGGACCAATAGATTTTCGACATGTGGCACTTAAAATCCACTCAACATAAGTTTAACGGTCTGTCAAGAGTCTTAACGAGAATGACAATTCAAAAAGTCCAATTGATTGTTATTTTTGGATTAAAGATCTAATTAATTGCACTTTTCAATAAAGGgctcaattattttcaaattattttccaagggctattttagtagtttagtCTATTGTGAAGtcatttaaagaaattttatttaaataggagtgaaaaaattatataataaatatattttaaaattttaattttaaggatCAAAGGAAgctttaatt
This genomic window contains:
- the LOC105803881 gene encoding L-ascorbate oxidase homolog isoform X1 — encoded protein: MGKPVMKLHLIIGVLAVLAVSLVNAEDPYLYYTWTVTYGTRSILGAPQQVILINNQFPGPKLDVVTNNNIILNLINKLDQPFLLTWNGVKQRKNSWQDGVLGTNCPIPPNSNYTYKFQAKDQIGSYTYFPSTLMHRAAGGFGALNIYHRSVIPIPYANPDGDFTLLIGDWYKTSHKALQQTLDSGKSLPFPHGVLINGQTKTTFTGEQGKTYMFRISNVGLSTSLNFRIQGHSMKLVEVEGSHVIQNLYDSLDVHVGQSVTVLVTLNQPPKDYYIVASTRFTRTVLTATAVLHYSNSQTAVSGPLPAAPAYKYHWSMQQARTYRWNLTSNAARPNPQGSFHYGKITPTKTIVLANSASYINGKLRYAVNGVSYVNADTPLKLADYFNIPGVFSMNAVQGVPSGVAATVATSVMPTNLHDFLEVVFQNNENAMQSWHLDGYDFWVVGFGSGQWSPKKRRTYNLVDALTRHTTQVYPNSWTAILVSLDNQGMWNMRSASWERQYLGQQFYLRVWNPVRSLANEYDIPSNVLLCGKVVGRHP
- the LOC105803881 gene encoding L-ascorbate oxidase homolog isoform X2; the protein is MGDWSDHNRNGVKQRKNSWQDGVLGTNCPIPPNSNYTYKFQAKDQIGSYTYFPSTLMHRAAGGFGALNIYHRSVIPIPYANPDGDFTLLIGDWYKTSHKALQQTLDSGKSLPFPHGVLINGQTKTTFTGEQGKTYMFRISNVGLSTSLNFRIQGHSMKLVEVEGSHVIQNLYDSLDVHVGQSVTVLVTLNQPPKDYYIVASTRFTRTVLTATAVLHYSNSQTAVSGPLPAAPAYKYHWSMQQARTYRWNLTSNAARPNPQGSFHYGKITPTKTIVLANSASYINGKLRYAVNGVSYVNADTPLKLADYFNIPGVFSMNAVQGVPSGVAATVATSVMPTNLHDFLEVVFQNNENAMQSWHLDGYDFWVVGFGSGQWSPKKRRTYNLVDALTRHTTQVYPNSWTAILVSLDNQGMWNMRSASWERQYLGQQFYLRVWNPVRSLANEYDIPSNVLLCGKVVGRHP